A genomic window from Sorex araneus isolate mSorAra2 chromosome 2, mSorAra2.pri, whole genome shotgun sequence includes:
- the EFNA2 gene encoding ephrin-A2 — protein MAPAQRPLLPLLLLLLPPPPCARADDGARANADRHAVYWNRSNPRFHAGSEDDGGGYTVEVSINDYLDIYCPHYGAPLPPAERMEHYVLYMVNGEGHASCDHRQRGFKRWECNRPAAPGGPLKFSEKFQLFTPFSLGFEFRPGHEYYYISATPPNAVDRPCLRLKVYVKPTNETIYEPPELIFTSNNSCSALGSCRLFLSTVPVLWGLLGS, from the exons ATGGCGCCCGCGCAGCGCCCGCTGctcccgctgctgctgctgctgctgccgccgccgccctgCGCGCGCGCCGACGACGGGGCCCGCGCCAACGCCGACCGCCACGCCGTCTACTGGAACCGCAGCAACCCCAG GTTCCACGCGGGCTCGGAGGACGACGGCGGCGGCTACACGGTGGAGGTCAGCATCAACGACTACCTGGACATCTACTGCCCGCACTACGGGGCGCCGTTGCCGCCGGCCGAGCGCATGGAGCATTACGTGCTCTACATGGTGAACGGCGAGGGCCACGCGTCCTGCGACCACCGGCAGCGCGGCTTCAAGCGCTGGGAGTGCAAtcgccccgcggcccccggcgGGCCCCTCAAGTTCTCCGAGAAGTTCCAGCTCTTCACGCCCTTCTCACTGGGCTTCGAGTTCCGGCCGGGCCACGAGTACTACTACATAT CTGCCACTCCACCCAACGCGGTCGACAGACCCTGCCTTCGGTTGAAGGTTTACGTGAAACCAACCA ATGAGACAATCTACGAGCCCCCGGAGCTGATCTTCACCAGCAATAACTCGTGCAGCGCCCTGGGGAGCTGCCGCCTGTTCCTCAGCACCGTGCCCGTGTTGTGGGGTCTCCTGGGGTCCTAG